Proteins encoded by one window of Clostridium cagae:
- a CDS encoding UDP-N-acetylmuramoyl-tripeptide--D-alanyl-D-alanine ligase, translating to MDLTLNEVLKAIDGELLIKNNEGNFEKISTDTRKIDKNSLFIALKGNNFNGNNYVVEAIKAGATVAIIDEVNFKLEELNGKGTVIKVNDSKTALGALAKYYREKLGIKVVGITGSTGKTSTKDLVAAFLSGKYSVFKTKGNFNNEIGLPLMIFELDSSYDIAVLEMGTNNFNEIHRLANIARPDMAIITNVGVSHIEYLKTRENILKEKFSITDFFKENNTLVLNYENDMLQKVNESNEFKIEKIGYDKKYDLYAENIELTEESTSFDAVNSNGERHRFKLNMVGEHNILNALLGIRISENFGITFEEMELGLNNFEATSMRLEFIKKNNFTIINDCYNASPDSMKSALSVLKTYSGSRKIAVLGDMGELGEHAKSSHEMVGQDAIGKADIVLTTGEFREDYKSGFGKDTVTFNCKEELKNYLCNLIKDGDVILVKASRSAKFEDIVKNIEAL from the coding sequence ATGGATTTAACTCTAAATGAAGTACTAAAAGCAATTGATGGTGAATTGCTAATAAAAAATAATGAAGGAAATTTTGAAAAAATTTCAACTGATACAAGAAAAATTGATAAAAATAGTTTATTTATAGCATTAAAGGGTAATAATTTTAATGGAAATAATTATGTGGTTGAAGCAATAAAAGCTGGAGCAACTGTTGCAATAATAGATGAAGTGAATTTTAAGTTAGAAGAGTTAAATGGTAAGGGAACAGTTATTAAAGTAAATGATTCAAAAACAGCGTTAGGAGCGTTAGCAAAATACTATAGAGAAAAATTAGGAATAAAAGTAGTAGGTATAACAGGATCTACAGGTAAAACATCTACTAAAGATTTAGTAGCAGCTTTTTTAAGTGGAAAATATTCTGTATTTAAGACAAAAGGAAACTTTAATAATGAAATAGGATTACCACTTATGATTTTTGAATTAGATTCAAGTTATGATATTGCAGTTCTTGAAATGGGAACAAATAACTTTAATGAAATTCATAGATTAGCTAATATTGCAAGACCTGATATGGCTATAATTACTAATGTAGGAGTATCTCATATAGAATATTTAAAGACAAGAGAAAATATTCTTAAAGAAAAGTTTAGCATAACAGACTTTTTTAAAGAAAATAATACTTTGGTATTAAACTATGAAAATGATATGCTTCAAAAAGTGAATGAAAGCAATGAATTTAAAATTGAAAAAATTGGATATGATAAAAAATATGATTTATATGCAGAAAACATAGAATTAACTGAAGAAAGTACTTCTTTTGATGCAGTTAATAGTAATGGAGAGCGTCATAGATTTAAATTAAACATGGTAGGGGAACATAACATATTAAATGCGCTTTTAGGAATAAGAATATCAGAAAACTTTGGTATCACATTTGAAGAAATGGAACTAGGACTAAATAACTTTGAAGCGACTTCTATGAGATTAGAATTTATAAAGAAAAATAATTTTACAATAATAAATGACTGTTACAATGCTAGTCCAGATTCAATGAAATCTGCTTTAAGTGTTTTGAAGACATATAGTGGAAGTAGAAAAATTGCTGTATTAGGAGATATGGGAGAGCTTGGAGAACATGCTAAATCATCTCATGAAATGGTAGGTCAAGATGCAATAGGAAAAGCAGATATTGTTTTAACAACAGGTGAGTTTAGAGAAGATTATAAAAGTGGTTTTGGAAAAGATACAGTGACTTTTAATTGCAAAGAAGAATTAAAAAATTATTTATGTAATTTAATAAAAGATGGAGATGTTATTTTAGTTAAAGCATCAAGATCAGCAAAATTTGAAGATATAGTAAAAAATATAGAAGCTTTATAG
- a CDS encoding UDP-N-acetylmuramoyl-L-alanyl-D-glutamate--2,6-diaminopimelate ligase → MNLKDILKGIDYKLVQGSLDKEISSINYDSRKVNKSDIFICIKGYATDGHKYIQKAIENGASVIIMQDDIEVVNKNISVIKVKDTRKALALIGINYYDNPSKKMKIIGITGTNGKTTTAFMIKSILESNGKKVGLIGTIANYIGNEKLHTERTTPESLELQELFNNMVNKGVEYCVMEVSSHSLELDRVYGVDFEVGIFTNLTRDHLDFHKTFENYYNSKFKLFKRSNIRIINNDDNYGKQVIKDLNKLKAKNIYEYSIKEDSNFKAFDEKMGSKNISFKVNLEKEEEFILSIPGEYNIYNALGAIGACYKLNIPMEAIKNGINKVIVPGRCERTATNYNLPYDIIIDYAHTPDGLQNILETARGFTQGRLIAIFGCGGDRDKVKRPQMGKIGTDIADIAIVTSDNPRSEEPMRIIEDILVGIEKDNYEIIENRKDAIKKAMDIAKENDVIVIAGKGHETYQILKDKTIHFDEREVVKQILDDK, encoded by the coding sequence ATGAACCTTAAAGATATTTTAAAGGGAATAGACTATAAGCTTGTACAAGGAAGCTTAGATAAAGAAATATCTTCAATTAATTATGATAGTAGAAAGGTTAATAAGTCAGATATTTTTATCTGTATAAAAGGGTATGCTACTGATGGGCATAAATATATTCAAAAGGCAATTGAAAATGGCGCCTCTGTTATTATAATGCAAGATGATATTGAAGTAGTAAATAAAAATATATCTGTTATTAAAGTAAAGGATACTAGAAAAGCGTTAGCTCTTATAGGAATAAATTATTACGATAATCCAAGTAAAAAAATGAAGATTATTGGTATAACAGGCACTAATGGCAAAACGACAACTGCATTTATGATCAAATCAATTCTAGAATCCAATGGTAAAAAGGTAGGACTTATAGGAACTATAGCTAATTATATTGGAAATGAAAAACTTCATACAGAAAGAACTACACCTGAATCATTAGAATTACAAGAATTGTTCAATAATATGGTTAATAAAGGTGTAGAATACTGCGTTATGGAAGTATCTTCTCATTCTCTTGAATTAGATAGAGTATATGGAGTTGACTTTGAGGTTGGAATTTTTACGAATTTAACGAGAGATCATTTAGATTTCCATAAAACTTTTGAAAATTATTACAATTCTAAATTTAAATTATTTAAGAGAAGTAATATAAGAATAATTAATAATGATGACAATTATGGAAAGCAAGTAATTAAAGATTTAAATAAACTGAAAGCAAAAAATATATATGAATATTCTATAAAGGAAGACTCTAATTTTAAAGCATTTGATGAAAAAATGGGAAGTAAAAACATAAGCTTTAAAGTTAATTTAGAAAAAGAGGAAGAATTTATTTTATCAATACCAGGCGAGTACAATATATATAATGCCTTAGGTGCTATAGGAGCATGCTATAAGTTAAATATACCAATGGAAGCTATAAAAAACGGAATTAACAAAGTTATAGTTCCAGGTAGATGTGAAAGAACAGCTACTAATTACAATTTACCTTATGACATAATAATAGATTATGCTCATACTCCAGATGGATTACAAAACATCTTAGAAACTGCAAGAGGATTTACGCAAGGAAGATTAATTGCCATCTTTGGATGTGGAGGGGATAGAGATAAGGTAAAGCGTCCTCAAATGGGTAAAATAGGAACTGATATAGCAGATATAGCTATAGTAACTTCAGATAACCCAAGAAGCGAAGAGCCTATGAGAATAATAGAGGATATACTAGTAGGAATAGAAAAAGATAATTATGAAATTATAGAAAATAGAAAAGATGCTATAAAAAAAGCAATGGATATAGCCAAAGAAAATGATGTAATAGTTATAGCTGGTAAAGGACATGAAACATATCAAATTTTAAAAGACAAAACAATACATTTTGATGAAAGAGAAGTTGTTAAACAAATATTAGATGATAAATAA